CATTTCCCGGACTACCCCAAAAACAGGAAAGCCATTATACCCCATATGCTTTGATACAATGCTCTCAGAAGTTCTTTTTTTTCATAATGGTTGATTTGAAAACTTTTTTTCTTTAATTTTTCGAATAATTAAATGATTTTTCAAACACGACAACATTATGGAAAACGAAACAACAACTGTAGGAACTCAACAAATTGCCAGCGCAGGTCAGCGGATCGGGGCTTATCTCATTGATGCTATTCTCATGGGCGTAGTCGCTGTTATACCTATCCTTGGCTTTTTTATAGTCATCGCGTATGGACTTACCCGTGATTCGCTTCCGTTTCTCGATGGACAGAGTGTTGGTAAAAAAGTACTCAAGCTCCGGGCAGTTACAGAAGACGGACAAAGCCTATCCGGTAATTGGGGGCCAGGTATCATCAGAAATATTGTATTGATGATCCCATTTTTCCCAATTGTTGAGTTGGTGGTCCTTCTTACAGGCAAAGACGGCAAAAGACTGGGCGACCAGTGGGCTAAAACCAAAGTAATTGTAGCAGAATAAATTTTAATTTAATTATCTAATGGCACAATCTCAGGACGTACCAGAAAGGTATCAGCATCTCGTCGATCAGGGATATGAGTTTCGCATGGGCGATTATATCAATCGTGGCTGGCAACTCTTTACCGCTGATCCATGGCCACTCATTGGCTTTTATTTCTTGCTCATGTTTGGTTCTATTATCGTCAGTCTGATTCCTTTTGTCGGTTCTATCGGTATGATGATTATATCTCCCGTGCTCTCTGCCGGAATGTATATCTATATCGATAAAATTGCGAAAGGCGAAGACAGAAGTTTCAACGATTTTTTCTCCGCATTTAACCTTCTGGGACAGTTATTCCTCGGCAATTTCATCGGAGGCATGCTCACCATGCTGGGCGTTTTGTTCTTCATCATCCCAGGCATTTACCTGGGGGTTGCCTATGCCCTGGTTCTTCCCCTCATCACTTTTGCAGGGCTGGAATTTTGGCCGGCACTGGAAACCAGCCGGAAAGTAATCACCAAAAACTGGTGGGCTTTCTTCGGGTTTTTCATTGTGGTAGGGTTTATTGTTGTATCCGGAATCCTTCTCCTTGGCGTAGGTATTTTTGCCACCATTCCTTTGGGAACCTGTATCACTTACGCCGCTTATGAAGCGATTTTTGGCGAACAAGTCGATCCTATGCAAAGCCGGATTGATGAAATCGGTCAGGAAATCGAAGAAATCGACTATAGAGATGAAGATGCTTTTTAGTAGTTACCTTCAGAAAATAGAAAGCCCCTAAACAGGGGCTTTTTTTTATACTTCTCCTTTTCCAATCTGCCGTTTCAGCATCTCTTCATTGAGCAGGTAAATGGCACTTTTGTTATCTTCAATAAGTTTTAACTTTCCAATGATCGTGCGCATAGTGGACTCTTCTTCAACCTGTTCTGCTACAAACCATTGAAAAAACTGGTGAGTTGCATAATCGCCTTCTTCTAAGGCTGCCTTTACAATCTCATGTATGGAGCGGGTAATGTATTGTTCATGAGCCAGCGTTTTCTCAAATACATCGAGAATCGAGGTAAACTCAGTCTCCGGTGCTGCAATTTGGCCTATGGTAATTTTACCATCTACATCGTGAAGATAATCAAACTGTTTGGCAGCATGCATCATTTCTTCCTCTGCCTGTATCCGGAAAAAATGCGCAAAACCATCCAGATCACGTTGGAGAAAATGAGAACACATGGCAAAATATTGATTAGCGGACAACAACTCCTTGTGATACTGATCGTTGATCATTTTTTCCATTTTTTTGCTTATCATGGCAATATATTTTTTAGTTTATATAAGTAAAAAACTCCTTCCGGGAATGATTGTTTACAAATATAACCGCTTCGCTATGGATTTCCGACTCTTTACCCCTTTGCTTTTCCTACTTATTCTTTCCTGCGGCAATCCCCCTGCCAAAGAGGCTAAGCCCCCACAATCTGTCCCTGAAGACACCCTCGTGCAGGAAATTCTCTCCGAGGGATCAGGCGAAAACGCTTCGTTTAATGCTTTCATTGTCGGAAAAAATGTACGCGCAAGAGAACTCCCCTCGCTTGACGATTCGGTTGTACGTACATTTCAGTCCGGTACGCCGATACAGATGATTCAGCCCATTGGCGAACGGATCAGCATCACCGCAGGAGATGCATGCGACGAATTTGGCTACCCCTGGTATGAAGTAGATGACCTTAAAGGAAACCGAAGTTTTGTTTTTGGCAAATTTATCTTTCAAACCCATCCCGAAAATATCGGTCCTCCCTGGTACACAACCGTGTCTATGCAGCGACAAACCTGGGGGCTGGGTATGGCTAAAGATTTGTCTATTGGCCCCAGCGATGAAGAAGGGCTGACAGGTTGCGAATCGCTGTTTATCCCTTATTTATATTTGGGAAATGAACAAGAAATTTATCCGATCTATTGCAGCGACAAAACTGTAGCCCAAAACGGCAACTGGGCTTCCATGGATCGTTTTGATTCGGATATGTTATTTATGATTTTTTCCTCCGATGGTACGAGTACCCAACTGGAAAAATTTATGCCACTGACGTCAGAAAAAGGATTTGAACTTCAGTTCAACTTTCAGCATCAGGAAGGGTCAGAACGAATTGCCTTCCATATAACCGAAGAAAATGGCAAATTTCAATTAAACTCCTGGAAACCTTTGTAACCTACCAATTATGAATGCCCCCTTGCGCTCTGTTTCGTTGCTGCTATTTGCAGTATCTGTTTTCACTGTGATGCCCGGCTGCAAATCCGGCACTTCGGGTCCAGTAAATAGTTTCCAGCTTCACCCTGAATTTGAACTCAGCCTTGTGGCATCAGAACCCCTGATATTTGATCCGGTGGATATGGCCTTTGATGAAAAGGGGCGAATGTTTGTGCTCGAAATGCCCGGCTATCCCATGAGCGATGCAGAAGGAAAAATCATTATGCTGGAAGATGAAAATGATGACGGCATATTTGACAAACGAATTGTATATGCAGACAGCCTTGGCGTTGCGCCTTCTCTTATGCCTTACGAAGGGGGATTTCTCGTAGCCTCCCCGCCCAATCTCCTGCTGATCAAAGATACAGATGGTGACAATCGGGCCGATTTTCGCGAAGTTCTGATTTCCGGTTTCAGTTATGGCAATCTTCAGCACAATTTCAACGGACTCACATACGGACTGGATAACTGGATTTATATCGCCAATGGAGGAAATTCCGGCAATATTTATTTACCCGAATCTCCCGATGAAAAGCACAGTATCAGAGGGTATGACCTGAAAGTTGATCTTCACAATAACGTTTGGGAAAATATCGGCAGAACTTCCGGCGGGTTTGAACTGGCGATGGACGATTGGGGGAATTTTTTTGGCACCCACAACACCGAGCATATTTCCCATATAGTATTTCCGGAGGCGTATATATCCGGGTTATCTCTGCAGCCGGCAAATACCCTCGACGAAATTTCCGATCACAGCGAAGGAGATCTGGCACGGATTTACCCCATTGGTCGTCAGGATACCAGGGTGAATCATCCTGAACAGGCAGGCTATTTTTCTGGTTCATGCGGTATCACTTATTATGGGGGCAATGCCTTTCCGGAAGGATTTAACGGCAATATTTTCGTTGCGGACGTTGTGTTGAACCTGATTCATCGCGACGTGATTCACCCAAAAGGGCCATCCTTTACCGCATCGCGCAACGATACCCAAACAGAGTTTCTGGCATCCACTGACAGATCATTTCGCCCGGTAAATAT
The Bacteroidia bacterium DNA segment above includes these coding regions:
- a CDS encoding SH3 domain-containing protein translates to MDFRLFTPLLFLLILSCGNPPAKEAKPPQSVPEDTLVQEILSEGSGENASFNAFIVGKNVRARELPSLDDSVVRTFQSGTPIQMIQPIGERISITAGDACDEFGYPWYEVDDLKGNRSFVFGKFIFQTHPENIGPPWYTTVSMQRQTWGLGMAKDLSIGPSDEEGLTGCESLFIPYLYLGNEQEIYPIYCSDKTVAQNGNWASMDRFDSDMLFMIFSSDGTSTQLEKFMPLTSEKGFELQFNFQHQEGSERIAFHITEENGKFQLNSWKPL
- a CDS encoding RDD family protein, whose product is MENETTTVGTQQIASAGQRIGAYLIDAILMGVVAVIPILGFFIVIAYGLTRDSLPFLDGQSVGKKVLKLRAVTEDGQSLSGNWGPGIIRNIVLMIPFFPIVELVVLLTGKDGKRLGDQWAKTKVIVAE
- a CDS encoding ferritin, with amino-acid sequence MISKKMEKMINDQYHKELLSANQYFAMCSHFLQRDLDGFAHFFRIQAEEEMMHAAKQFDYLHDVDGKITIGQIAAPETEFTSILDVFEKTLAHEQYITRSIHEIVKAALEEGDYATHQFFQWFVAEQVEEESTMRTIIGKLKLIEDNKSAIYLLNEEMLKRQIGKGEV